One region of Scomber scombrus chromosome 10, fScoSco1.1, whole genome shotgun sequence genomic DNA includes:
- the LOC133987803 gene encoding ERBB receptor feedback inhibitor 1 isoform X2 → MTTSQNNYWGQHDLSRMCFGLSTDMDNNLTELQPEQLAKEFNSNIPLSQSSFYSDTYRLTPENILQPHEGDQVVPSSQRRTVFGGHQKEAKPLPPLPDPEELMSDEAADNEVEFFTSDRRRLLPKSCPKAVCRGRNRGFGQVNNAYQESSLQAGAAGIGSIAFSWPGREDRPTGTGGGFGANNWTLAPQREAVGDNLCRKRLDQHQSSRLRFSCSGPASQLLHSSTTVPTDKPQIPPRIPIPPKPLALSKSGSANREDKPPKIPPRVPLVPPCPPRSPSPKSLPIYINGVMPATQSFAANPKYVSKALQRQQSERAPPAAQFSPCIVPILKDGRQASATHYILLPPGRQAYTDRRERLLSEPARTGNSSVWQNR, encoded by the exons ATGACCACGAGTCAGAATAACTACTGGGGACAGCATGACCTCAGCAG AATGTGCTTTGGCCTGAGTACTGACATGGATAACAACCTGACGGAGCTTCAACCAGAGCAATTAGCCAAAGAGTTTAACT CCAACATCCCCCTCTCTCAGTCTTCTTTCTACTCTGATACTTACCGCCTGACGCCTGAAAACATTCTCCAGCCCCATGAGGGGGACCAGGTGGTCCCTTCATCCCAGAGACGGACAGTGTTTGGGGGCCATCAGAAAGAAGCCAAACCCCTGCCTCCTCTTCCTGACCCTGAGGAGCTCATGTCAGACGAGGCAGCAGATAATGAGGTGGAGTTCTTTACCAGTGACCGACGGCGCCTTTTGCCCAAAAGCTGCCCCAAGGCTGTGTGCAGGGGCAGGAACAGAGGCTTCGGCCAGGTAAATAATGCCTATCAGGAGAGCTCATTGCAGGCTGGGGCTGCTGGAATTGGCTCCATTGCTTTCTCCTGGCCAGGCAGAGAGGATAGACCAACAGGTACAGGGGGTGGGTTTGGAGCCAACAACTGGACACTAGCTCCCCAGAGAGAAGCAGTCGGAGATAACTTATGTAGAAAACGGCTAGACCAACACCAGTCATCCAGACTCCGGTTTTCCTGCTCAGGTCCTGCTTCCCAGCTGCTCCACAGCAGCACAACAGTCCCCACTGACAAGCCACAAATCCCTCCTCGTATCCCCATCCCTCCAAAACCTCTGGCTCTCTCAAAGAGTGGGAGCGCCAACAGAGAAGACAAGCCTCCCAAAATCCCTCCAAGGGTCCCTTTAGTTCCACCGTGCCCACCACGTAGCCCAAGCCCAAAAAGCCTTCCAATTTATATCAACGGTGTGATGCCTGCCACACAGAGTTTTGCTGCTAACCCAAAATATGTGAGTAAGGCATTACAGAGACAGCAGAGTGAAAGGGCGCCACCTGCAGCTCAGTTTTCTCCTTGCATTGTTCCTATTTTGAAGGATGGGAGACAGGCCAGCGCCACTCACTACATCCTCCTGCCGCCAGGCCGCCAGGCGTACACAGACAGACGAGAAAGACTCCTGAGTGAACCCGCCAGGACGGGAAACTCCAGTGTCTGGCAGAACAGATAA
- the LOC133987802 gene encoding putative oxidoreductase YteT gives MGQTSSQADRMTCCVRVIVVGAGSRGEIYSQFASIHPERMKVVAVADPRKFARTKLQQQHNIVDENIFEDWHSIVEREKFADAVLICTPDRLHKEPAVAFAKKGYHVLLEKPMATTAEDCTVIVEACIQSGVMLSVGHVLRYDPVIHKIKELIDAGVIGDVIHIQHFEPVGFYHFAHSYVRGNWRNEEESSFALLAKSCHDIDLIHHWAGGRRCVKMSSFGSVSHFSKENKPEGAADCCLDCSVEAACPYSARKIYLDRVKQGHTGWPVSVICPSSFPDIESVSEALRTGPYGRCVYKCDNDVCSNQVVNMEFEGGLTAAFSMVAFTEEICQRKTTVYGSKGELSYDGHGIQVFDFLTQKSTKHTAHNNAPGHFGMSGHGGADYHLINAFISAVANNDPSLIRSGPEETLLSHLLVFEAERSRLESRVVYCGDTSQN, from the exons ATGGGACAAACCAG TTCACAGGCTGACAGAATGACTTGTTGTGTCCGGGTCATCGTGGTGGGAGCTGGCAGTCGAGGGGAGATCTACTCCCAGTTTGCATCCATCCACCCTGAACGCATGAAG GTTGTTGCAGTAGCTGATCCCCGAAAATTTGCTCGCACTAAACttcaacagcaacacaacattgtagatgaaaacatatttgaag ACTGGCACAGTATAGTTGAAAGAGAGAAATTTGCAGATGCTGTGCTCATTTGCACTCCAGACCGCCTTCATAAG GAACCTGCAGTGGCCTTTGCAAAGAAGGGCTACCATGTACTGCTGGAGAAACCAATGGCA ACGACTGCTGAAGACTGCACAGTGATTGTGGAGGCTTGCATACAGAGTGGTGTGATGCTGTCAGTGGGTCATGTTCTCCGCTATGATCCCGTCATCCACAAGATTAAG gagCTGATAGACGCTGGTGTCATTGGTGATGTGATCCATATTCAGCATTTTGAGCCA GTTGGGTTTTATCACTTTGCTCACTCCTATGTTCGAGGAAACTGGAGGAATGAAGAAGAGAGCTCTTTTGCTCTTTTGGCcaaatcatgtcatgacatcgATCTCATACATCACTGGGCTGGAGGACGCAG GTGtgttaaaatgtcatcatttgGATCTGTCAGCCACTTCAGCAAAGAAAACAAG CCAGAAGGTGCTGCAGATTGCTGTCTAGATTGTTCAGTAGAAGCAGCGTGTCCTTACTCAGCTCGCAAAATCTACCTGGACAGAGTGAAACAG ggTCACACCGGCTGGCCTGTATCAGTCATATGTCCGAGCTCGTTCCCAGACATCGAGTCAGTCTCTGAGGCGCTGAGGACTGGACCATATGGCCGCTGTGTCTACAAGTGTGACAATGATGTCTGCAGTAACCAG GTTGTTAACATGGAGTTTGAAGGAGGTCTGACTGCAGCCTTTTCCATGGTGGCGTTCACTGAGGAGATATGCCAGCGAAAAACAACTGTCTATGGCAGCAAG GGGGAGCTGTCATATGACGGTCATGGGATACAAGTGTTTGACTTTCTAACTCAGAaatccacaaaacacacagcacacaataACGCTCCCGGACACTTTGGCATGAGTGGACATGGTGGAGCGGACTACCACCTCATAAACGCCTTTATCTCTGCTGTGGCG aacaACGATCCATCTCTGATCCGCTCGGGTCCTGAGGAGACGCTGCTGAGCCATTTGCTGGTGTTTGAAGCTGAGCGTTCACGACTGGAGAGCAGAGTGGTGTACTGTGGTGACACAAGCCAGAACTAG
- the LOC133987803 gene encoding ERBB receptor feedback inhibitor 1 isoform X3, which yields MCFGLSTDMDNNLTELQPEQLAKEFNSNIPLSQSSFYSDTYRLTPENILQPHEGDQVVPSSQRRTVFGGHQKEAKPLPPLPDPEELMSDEAADNEVEFFTSDRRRLLPKSCPKAVCRGRNRGFGQVNNAYQESSLQAGAAGIGSIAFSWPGREDRPTGTGGGFGANNWTLAPQREAVGDNLCRKRLDQHQSSRLRFSCSGPASQLLHSSTTVPTDKPQIPPRIPIPPKPLALSKSGSANREDKPPKIPPRVPLVPPCPPRSPSPKSLPIYINGVMPATQSFAANPKYVSKALQRQQSERAPPAAQFSPCIVPILKDGRQASATHYILLPPGRQAYTDRRERLLSEPARTGNSSVWQNR from the exons ATGTGCTTTGGCCTGAGTACTGACATGGATAACAACCTGACGGAGCTTCAACCAGAGCAATTAGCCAAAGAGTTTAACT CCAACATCCCCCTCTCTCAGTCTTCTTTCTACTCTGATACTTACCGCCTGACGCCTGAAAACATTCTCCAGCCCCATGAGGGGGACCAGGTGGTCCCTTCATCCCAGAGACGGACAGTGTTTGGGGGCCATCAGAAAGAAGCCAAACCCCTGCCTCCTCTTCCTGACCCTGAGGAGCTCATGTCAGACGAGGCAGCAGATAATGAGGTGGAGTTCTTTACCAGTGACCGACGGCGCCTTTTGCCCAAAAGCTGCCCCAAGGCTGTGTGCAGGGGCAGGAACAGAGGCTTCGGCCAGGTAAATAATGCCTATCAGGAGAGCTCATTGCAGGCTGGGGCTGCTGGAATTGGCTCCATTGCTTTCTCCTGGCCAGGCAGAGAGGATAGACCAACAGGTACAGGGGGTGGGTTTGGAGCCAACAACTGGACACTAGCTCCCCAGAGAGAAGCAGTCGGAGATAACTTATGTAGAAAACGGCTAGACCAACACCAGTCATCCAGACTCCGGTTTTCCTGCTCAGGTCCTGCTTCCCAGCTGCTCCACAGCAGCACAACAGTCCCCACTGACAAGCCACAAATCCCTCCTCGTATCCCCATCCCTCCAAAACCTCTGGCTCTCTCAAAGAGTGGGAGCGCCAACAGAGAAGACAAGCCTCCCAAAATCCCTCCAAGGGTCCCTTTAGTTCCACCGTGCCCACCACGTAGCCCAAGCCCAAAAAGCCTTCCAATTTATATCAACGGTGTGATGCCTGCCACACAGAGTTTTGCTGCTAACCCAAAATATGTGAGTAAGGCATTACAGAGACAGCAGAGTGAAAGGGCGCCACCTGCAGCTCAGTTTTCTCCTTGCATTGTTCCTATTTTGAAGGATGGGAGACAGGCCAGCGCCACTCACTACATCCTCCTGCCGCCAGGCCGCCAGGCGTACACAGACAGACGAGAAAGACTCCTGAGTGAACCCGCCAGGACGGGAAACTCCAGTGTCTGGCAGAACAGATAA
- the LOC133987803 gene encoding ERBB receptor feedback inhibitor 1 isoform X1, with amino-acid sequence MTSAEMIYTHAQLCADFSTSPALRLHCRMCFGLSTDMDNNLTELQPEQLAKEFNSNIPLSQSSFYSDTYRLTPENILQPHEGDQVVPSSQRRTVFGGHQKEAKPLPPLPDPEELMSDEAADNEVEFFTSDRRRLLPKSCPKAVCRGRNRGFGQVNNAYQESSLQAGAAGIGSIAFSWPGREDRPTGTGGGFGANNWTLAPQREAVGDNLCRKRLDQHQSSRLRFSCSGPASQLLHSSTTVPTDKPQIPPRIPIPPKPLALSKSGSANREDKPPKIPPRVPLVPPCPPRSPSPKSLPIYINGVMPATQSFAANPKYVSKALQRQQSERAPPAAQFSPCIVPILKDGRQASATHYILLPPGRQAYTDRRERLLSEPARTGNSSVWQNR; translated from the exons ATGACCTCAGCAG AAATGATTTACACACATGCGCAGCTCTGTGCAGATTTCTCAACCTCTCCTGCGTTACGACTGCATTGCAGAATGTGCTTTGGCCTGAGTACTGACATGGATAACAACCTGACGGAGCTTCAACCAGAGCAATTAGCCAAAGAGTTTAACT CCAACATCCCCCTCTCTCAGTCTTCTTTCTACTCTGATACTTACCGCCTGACGCCTGAAAACATTCTCCAGCCCCATGAGGGGGACCAGGTGGTCCCTTCATCCCAGAGACGGACAGTGTTTGGGGGCCATCAGAAAGAAGCCAAACCCCTGCCTCCTCTTCCTGACCCTGAGGAGCTCATGTCAGACGAGGCAGCAGATAATGAGGTGGAGTTCTTTACCAGTGACCGACGGCGCCTTTTGCCCAAAAGCTGCCCCAAGGCTGTGTGCAGGGGCAGGAACAGAGGCTTCGGCCAGGTAAATAATGCCTATCAGGAGAGCTCATTGCAGGCTGGGGCTGCTGGAATTGGCTCCATTGCTTTCTCCTGGCCAGGCAGAGAGGATAGACCAACAGGTACAGGGGGTGGGTTTGGAGCCAACAACTGGACACTAGCTCCCCAGAGAGAAGCAGTCGGAGATAACTTATGTAGAAAACGGCTAGACCAACACCAGTCATCCAGACTCCGGTTTTCCTGCTCAGGTCCTGCTTCCCAGCTGCTCCACAGCAGCACAACAGTCCCCACTGACAAGCCACAAATCCCTCCTCGTATCCCCATCCCTCCAAAACCTCTGGCTCTCTCAAAGAGTGGGAGCGCCAACAGAGAAGACAAGCCTCCCAAAATCCCTCCAAGGGTCCCTTTAGTTCCACCGTGCCCACCACGTAGCCCAAGCCCAAAAAGCCTTCCAATTTATATCAACGGTGTGATGCCTGCCACACAGAGTTTTGCTGCTAACCCAAAATATGTGAGTAAGGCATTACAGAGACAGCAGAGTGAAAGGGCGCCACCTGCAGCTCAGTTTTCTCCTTGCATTGTTCCTATTTTGAAGGATGGGAGACAGGCCAGCGCCACTCACTACATCCTCCTGCCGCCAGGCCGCCAGGCGTACACAGACAGACGAGAAAGACTCCTGAGTGAACCCGCCAGGACGGGAAACTCCAGTGTCTGGCAGAACAGATAA